A stretch of Triticum aestivum cultivar Chinese Spring chromosome 1D, IWGSC CS RefSeq v2.1, whole genome shotgun sequence DNA encodes these proteins:
- the LOC123162431 gene encoding myb-related protein P-like — MGRAPCCQKLGLKQGKWTEEEDDILASYIAQHGEGSWRSLPKNAGLLRCGKSCRLRWVNYLRDGVKRGSFSKEEDDLIVKLHATIGKRWSLIASHLPGRTDNEIKNYWKSHLSRQFHGLWRMYTESNITKTVDMNKLFATRKRRGGRAPGQSPRSNMKKQPVPGPTKAQDGSSPIGAT, encoded by the exons ATGGGGAGAGCACCGTGTTGCCAGAAGCTGGGGCTGAAGCAGGGAAAGTggacagaggaggaagacgacatacTCGCAAGCTACATCGCCCAGCATGGCGAGGGGTCATGGAGGTCGCTGCCCAAGAATGCCG GGCTACTGAGGTGTGGTAAGAGCTGCAGGCTGCGGTGGGTCAACTACCTGAGGGACGGGGTGAAGAGGGGCAGCTTCTCTAAGGAGGAGGACGATCTCATCGTCAAGCTCCATGCCACCATTGGCAAAAG GTGGTCACTGATTGCCAGCCACCTGCCAGGGCGGACCGACAACGAGATCAAGAACTACTGGAAGTCGCAtctgagccggcagttccacggcTTATGGCGGATGTACACCGAGAGCAACATCACCAAAACCGTTGACATGAACAAGCTTTTCGCCACTCGGAAACGGCGAGGCGGCCGGGCGCCCGGCCAGTCGCCAAGGAGCAACATGAAGAAGCAGCCTGTGCCTGGGCCCACCAAGGCGCAGGACGGCTCTAGCCCAATTGGCGCTACATAA